Proteins from one Streptomyces genisteinicus genomic window:
- a CDS encoding M20 metallopeptidase family protein — protein MNRHHTDDRPPHGASGAPDAPGPDPRALGDDLVRLRHALHRDPELGLDLPRTRRKVLDALDGLPLEITTGTRLSSVTAVLRGGRPGPAVLLRADMDALPVQEESGLPYASEVPGVMHACGHDIHTAALVGAAHLLCARRDTLAGDVVFMFQPGEEGHGGARLMIEEGVLDAAGSRVVAAYGLHVFSTVLPLGVVATRPGPLLAASDTVTVTVNGRGGHGSSPHAAVDPVPAVCEMVTALQTMITRTVDVFDPAVLTVGSLHAGTTHNVIPSTARFEATVRTFSAATHDAVREGFVRTVRGVADAHGVEAGIDYQELYPPTVNDPAEAAFALRTARGLFGPQRAFEAPKPMAGSEDFSFVLAEVPGAFVGIGACPAGADPATAPMNHSPHAVYDDAVLPDAAALLAALAAGRLDREAAPGTTYPGPAPAPAPIPAPRDAAAPAGEGGR, from the coding sequence ATGAACCGACACCACACGGACGACCGCCCTCCGCACGGCGCCTCCGGTGCGCCCGACGCCCCCGGCCCCGACCCGCGCGCCCTGGGCGACGACCTGGTGCGGCTGCGCCACGCGCTGCACCGCGACCCGGAACTCGGCCTCGACCTGCCCCGCACCCGGCGCAAGGTGCTGGACGCGCTGGACGGCCTGCCGCTGGAGATCACCACCGGCACCCGGCTGTCCTCGGTCACCGCGGTGCTGCGAGGCGGCCGTCCGGGCCCCGCCGTCCTGCTCCGGGCGGACATGGACGCGCTTCCCGTCCAGGAGGAGAGCGGCCTGCCGTACGCCTCCGAGGTGCCGGGCGTCATGCACGCCTGCGGCCACGACATCCACACCGCCGCCCTCGTCGGCGCCGCGCACCTGCTGTGCGCGCGCCGGGACACCCTCGCCGGGGACGTCGTGTTCATGTTCCAGCCGGGGGAGGAGGGGCACGGCGGAGCCCGCCTGATGATCGAGGAGGGCGTCCTCGACGCCGCCGGATCCCGTGTCGTCGCCGCGTACGGGCTGCACGTCTTCTCCACGGTCCTCCCGCTCGGCGTGGTCGCCACCCGCCCCGGTCCGCTCCTCGCCGCGTCCGACACGGTGACCGTGACCGTCAACGGGCGGGGCGGGCACGGCTCGTCGCCGCACGCCGCGGTCGATCCGGTGCCCGCGGTCTGCGAGATGGTCACCGCGCTCCAGACGATGATCACGCGGACCGTGGACGTCTTCGACCCGGCCGTCCTCACCGTCGGCTCGCTGCACGCGGGCACGACGCACAACGTCATTCCGTCGACGGCCCGTTTCGAGGCCACCGTGCGCACGTTCTCGGCCGCCACCCACGACGCCGTCCGCGAGGGATTCGTGCGCACGGTCCGGGGCGTCGCCGACGCCCACGGCGTCGAAGCCGGGATCGACTACCAGGAGCTGTACCCGCCGACCGTGAACGATCCGGCGGAGGCGGCCTTCGCGCTGCGCACCGCACGCGGACTGTTCGGCCCGCAGCGGGCGTTCGAGGCGCCGAAGCCGATGGCCGGGTCCGAGGACTTCTCGTTCGTGCTGGCCGAGGTGCCCGGCGCGTTCGTCGGGATCGGCGCCTGCCCGGCCGGAGCGGACCCGGCGACCGCCCCCATGAACCACTCCCCGCACGCCGTCTACGACGACGCGGTGCTGCCCGACGCCGCCGCGCTCCTGGCCGCCCTCGCCGCCGGCCGCCTCGACCGCGAAGCCGCCCCCGGCACCACCTACCCCGGTCCCGCTCCCGCCCCCGCCCCCATCCCCGCTCCCCGCGACGCGGCCGCCCCCGCCGGGGAGGGCGGGCGGTGA
- a CDS encoding Lrp/AsnC family transcriptional regulator has protein sequence MQTSAGLDELDRLLVTALQAAPRADWRRIGRALDVDASTAARRWARLTEAGLAWLSCHPAAGPGLAPVVAFIEIDCAPALLRDVAARVAGDPHVFTVEHVTGSRDLLVTAAFSDQAGLARYLGFRLGALEGVRATRSQIATALHVEGSHWRLDRLPEHRRTLLRDPAPADRAPAGSPVRGPDPADLALFTALSEDCRLPAAQLAERTGLSPTTVRRRLARMQAERALVFRCEVARFLSGWPVSVTLWCAAPPGDVPAVSAQLAGMRETRLCASLSGPHNLMVAVWLRSIEDIRTFETRLAARFPELLVADRAIALWPLKLGGHILDPHGRHVRAVPVALWEDAEAAAAEEALLAPFREGGVAGAPA, from the coding sequence ATGCAGACATCCGCCGGTCTGGACGAGCTCGACCGCCTGCTCGTCACCGCGCTCCAGGCCGCGCCGCGCGCCGACTGGCGGCGGATCGGACGCGCGCTGGACGTGGACGCCTCGACCGCCGCCCGCCGCTGGGCGCGGCTCACCGAGGCCGGTCTCGCCTGGCTGAGCTGCCATCCGGCGGCGGGCCCGGGGCTCGCGCCCGTCGTCGCGTTCATCGAGATCGACTGCGCGCCGGCCCTGCTGCGCGACGTCGCGGCGCGGGTGGCCGGGGATCCGCACGTCTTCACGGTCGAGCACGTCACCGGCTCCCGCGACCTGCTGGTCACGGCGGCCTTCAGCGACCAGGCGGGGCTCGCCCGCTACCTGGGGTTCAGGCTGGGCGCCCTGGAGGGCGTGCGGGCGACCCGGAGCCAGATCGCCACCGCGCTCCACGTCGAGGGCAGCCACTGGCGGCTGGACCGGCTGCCGGAGCACCGGCGCACTCTGCTGAGGGATCCCGCGCCCGCCGACCGCGCACCGGCGGGTTCCCCGGTGCGCGGCCCCGACCCGGCGGACCTCGCCCTCTTCACGGCGCTGAGCGAGGACTGCCGGCTGCCCGCGGCGCAGCTCGCGGAGCGCACCGGGCTGAGCCCGACGACGGTGCGCCGCCGCCTCGCCCGGATGCAGGCGGAGCGCGCGCTGGTGTTCCGCTGCGAGGTGGCGCGCTTCCTGTCCGGGTGGCCCGTCTCGGTCACCCTGTGGTGCGCCGCGCCGCCGGGTGACGTCCCCGCGGTGAGCGCGCAGTTGGCGGGGATGCGGGAGACACGGCTGTGCGCCTCGCTCTCCGGCCCGCACAACCTGATGGTCGCGGTGTGGCTGCGGTCCATCGAGGACATCCGGACGTTCGAGACGCGGCTGGCCGCCCGTTTCCCCGAACTCCTGGTCGCCGACCGGGCGATCGCGCTGTGGCCGCTGAAACTCGGCGGCCACATCCTGGACCCGCACGGCCGCCATGTGCGGGCCGTGCCCGTCGCGCTCTGGGAGGACGCGGAGGCCGCGGCCGCCGAGGAGGCGCTGCTCGCCCCGTTCCGCGAGGGGGGCGTGGCGGGGGCGCCGGCCTGA
- a CDS encoding SigE family RNA polymerase sigma factor, which produces MKTSAEAEFRAFVASRWPRMLRTAHLLTGHHHDAEDLVQAALAKAYVKWDRVRRADDPDAYVWRIMINTNTDRLRRTRLREWLTTRIPDTAAPDGADGVTERGAVLDALAQLPPRQRAVIVLRYLEDRGEREVASLLGTGIGTVRSHTARALRKLREHPGIHAAHTTGRPRP; this is translated from the coding sequence GTGAAGACGAGCGCGGAGGCGGAATTCCGGGCGTTCGTGGCCAGCCGCTGGCCCCGGATGCTGCGCACCGCCCATCTGCTGACCGGACACCACCACGATGCGGAGGATCTGGTGCAGGCAGCCCTGGCCAAGGCGTACGTGAAGTGGGACCGCGTGCGGCGGGCGGACGACCCCGACGCCTACGTGTGGCGCATCATGATCAACACGAACACCGACCGGCTGCGTCGCACCCGGCTGCGCGAGTGGCTCACCACCCGCATCCCCGACACCGCCGCCCCCGACGGTGCCGACGGTGTGACGGAGCGCGGCGCGGTGCTGGACGCGCTCGCCCAACTGCCGCCCCGGCAGCGGGCGGTGATCGTGCTCCGCTATCTGGAGGACCGCGGCGAGCGCGAGGTCGCGTCGCTGCTCGGGACCGGGATCGGTACGGTGCGCAGTCACACCGCCCGCGCCCTGAGGAAGCTGCGCGAGCATCCGGGGATCCACGCCGCACACACGACAGGGAGGCCGCGCCCGTGA
- a CDS encoding helix-turn-helix domain-containing protein encodes MDSGHRQRTPRTPREKYGAELRLRRIAAELTQEALGEHVVCSPTLISHFEAGRRLPSPDDAQRIDRALGTDGFFARWLQDLDTKYADHFAAVAELEQQARLIQQFALSLVPGLLQTDDYARAVFRSYRANHRPEDLDRAVVIRTERARVLEGPDRPVLWTLLDEAVLRRRVGGGQVMAGQLHRIAELAEEGRLRLHVLPFGAGAHALMQSLLTLMSFEDAAPVAYVEGLLTGHLLDEPALVRESQTSYALALSDALSREESLALVRAAAEEHERGQQH; translated from the coding sequence ATGGACTCCGGTCACCGGCAGCGGACACCGCGCACGCCGCGGGAGAAGTACGGCGCCGAGCTGAGACTGCGCCGGATAGCGGCCGAGCTGACCCAGGAGGCGCTGGGCGAGCACGTGGTGTGCTCGCCGACACTGATCAGCCACTTCGAGGCGGGGAGACGCCTGCCGAGCCCCGACGACGCCCAGCGCATCGACCGGGCGCTCGGGACGGACGGATTCTTCGCCCGCTGGCTCCAGGATCTGGACACCAAGTACGCCGACCACTTCGCCGCCGTCGCGGAGCTCGAACAGCAGGCGCGCCTGATCCAGCAGTTCGCACTGTCGCTGGTGCCGGGCCTGCTCCAGACCGACGACTACGCCCGTGCGGTCTTCCGCTCCTACCGGGCCAACCACCGGCCCGAGGACCTTGACCGCGCCGTCGTCATCCGCACGGAGCGCGCCCGCGTCCTGGAGGGGCCGGACCGGCCGGTGCTGTGGACGCTGCTGGACGAGGCCGTGCTGAGGCGCCGGGTGGGCGGCGGACAGGTGATGGCCGGGCAGCTCCACCGGATCGCGGAGCTCGCGGAGGAGGGGCGGCTGCGGCTGCACGTGCTGCCGTTCGGCGCGGGGGCGCATGCGCTCATGCAGAGTCTGCTCACCCTGATGAGCTTCGAGGACGCCGCACCGGTCGCCTACGTGGAGGGCCTGCTCACCGGCCACCTTCTCGACGAGCCCGCCCTGGTGAGGGAGAGCCAGACCTCCTACGCTCTTGCCCTGAGCGACGCCTTGTCGCGCGAGGAGTCCCTGGCCCTGGTGAGGGCGGCAGCCGAGGAGCACGAACGTGGTCAGCAGCACTGA
- a CDS encoding DUF397 domain-containing protein — MVSSTEPTVRDASTVGGWFKSSFSGGDQGECLEAARGHGVRVPVRDSKRPTGPALVFPAAGWAAFVAAVRGGDLTG, encoded by the coding sequence GTGGTCAGCAGCACTGAGCCCACCGTCCGCGACGCGTCCACCGTGGGCGGCTGGTTCAAGTCCAGCTTCAGCGGCGGCGATCAGGGCGAGTGCCTGGAGGCCGCCCGCGGCCACGGCGTCCGTGTCCCGGTCCGCGACAGCAAGCGCCCGACCGGACCGGCGCTGGTCTTCCCGGCGGCGGGGTGGGCTGCCTTCGTGGCGGCGGTGCGCGGCGGCGACCTCACGGGCTGA
- a CDS encoding lipase family protein: MSRTTTRSRSTSADPHGRTPSRRRARLAAVAVAGAACLATAVVAVPASAADGTAPAAQASAAAADFYTPPAQLPAGNGTLVRTEPLKLGLSLPGLDGKTLPGTATRLMYKSTDAAGAPVAVTGAYIEPSASWKGPGPRPLVALASGTMGQGDQCAPSKALENPLSLGADSVSVGYENLAVYRILATGAAVVVTDYVGLGTPGRTHTYVNRVDEGHALLDAARAARTVPGASVTAASRVALYGYSQGGGASASAAELQSAYAPDVPVVGTYAGAPPADLVATMKGIDGSALAGALAWSINGFAESDPELKPIVEAQTNAAGKKALADASTMCVGDAIFGFGFAKSTKWTADGRSLAEVIASEPRLQAVLDKQRIGNLKPTGPVRLATGIQDDIVPHGQARQLAVDWCRKGGKVSYEAVSLPNLGDKLLTNHLVPLITDQGAAISWITDRLEGKPALSNCWSMPVQP; the protein is encoded by the coding sequence GTGAGCCGCACCACCACCCGTTCGCGTTCCACTTCGGCCGACCCCCACGGCCGGACCCCGTCACGCCGCCGCGCCCGCCTGGCCGCCGTCGCCGTAGCCGGGGCGGCCTGCCTGGCGACCGCGGTCGTCGCCGTGCCGGCGTCCGCCGCCGACGGCACCGCCCCCGCGGCACAGGCGTCCGCCGCCGCCGCGGACTTCTACACCCCACCCGCCCAACTGCCCGCCGGCAACGGCACGCTGGTCCGCACCGAGCCGCTGAAGCTCGGCCTCAGCCTGCCGGGCCTGGACGGCAAGACCCTGCCGGGCACCGCGACCCGGCTGATGTACAAGTCCACCGACGCGGCCGGCGCCCCGGTGGCCGTCACCGGCGCCTACATCGAGCCGTCCGCCTCCTGGAAGGGGCCCGGCCCGCGCCCGTTGGTCGCACTCGCCTCCGGCACCATGGGGCAGGGCGACCAGTGCGCCCCCTCCAAGGCCCTGGAGAACCCGCTCTCCCTCGGCGCCGACTCGGTCTCCGTCGGCTACGAGAACCTGGCCGTCTACCGCATCCTCGCGACCGGCGCGGCCGTCGTCGTCACCGACTACGTCGGCCTGGGCACCCCCGGCCGGACCCACACCTACGTCAACCGCGTCGACGAGGGCCACGCCCTGCTCGACGCGGCCCGTGCCGCGCGGACCGTCCCCGGCGCCTCCGTCACGGCCGCCTCCCGCGTCGCCCTCTACGGCTACAGCCAGGGCGGCGGAGCCAGCGCCTCGGCCGCCGAACTCCAGTCGGCGTACGCCCCGGACGTGCCCGTCGTGGGCACCTACGCGGGCGCCCCGCCGGCCGATCTGGTCGCCACCATGAAGGGCATCGACGGCAGCGCCCTGGCCGGCGCCCTCGCCTGGTCCATCAACGGGTTCGCGGAGTCCGACCCCGAGCTGAAGCCCATCGTCGAGGCCCAGACCAACGCGGCCGGCAAGAAGGCGCTCGCCGACGCCTCCACCATGTGCGTCGGCGACGCGATCTTCGGATTCGGCTTCGCCAAGAGCACCAAGTGGACGGCGGACGGGCGCTCTCTCGCCGAGGTCATCGCCTCGGAGCCGCGGCTCCAGGCCGTCCTCGACAAGCAGCGGATCGGCAATCTGAAGCCCACCGGCCCGGTCCGCCTCGCCACCGGCATCCAGGACGACATCGTCCCCCACGGCCAGGCCCGCCAACTCGCCGTCGACTGGTGCCGCAAGGGCGGCAAGGTCAGCTACGAGGCCGTCTCCCTGCCCAACCTCGGCGACAAGCTGCTGACCAACCACCTCGTCCCGCTCATCACCGACCAGGGCGCGGCGATCTCCTGGATCACCGACCGCCTGGAGGGCAAGCCGGCCCTCTCCAACTGCTGGTCCATGCCCGTCCAGCCGTGA
- a CDS encoding VOC family protein yields the protein MKHTAPEGYTSVAPWVVTDDTGALLDFVTAAFDGEEIARVPVEDGTIGHGEIRVGDTVVLAFDRRSDWPVMPALLRIYVPDADAAMAAAVAHGAQVVTEAADTGWGDRGGRVRDPFGNIWWVMSRVEEIDPDLAWERMAEPVYAEAMRVAQATLDAELSGRKTGLASPPVRPAP from the coding sequence ATGAAGCACACCGCGCCCGAGGGCTACACCAGCGTCGCGCCGTGGGTGGTCACGGATGACACCGGCGCACTGCTCGACTTCGTCACCGCCGCGTTCGACGGCGAGGAGATCGCCCGGGTGCCGGTCGAGGACGGCACCATCGGGCACGGCGAGATCCGGGTCGGCGACACGGTGGTGCTCGCCTTCGACCGGCGCTCCGACTGGCCGGTGATGCCCGCGCTGCTGCGGATCTACGTCCCCGACGCGGACGCCGCCATGGCCGCCGCCGTGGCCCACGGGGCGCAGGTGGTCACCGAGGCCGCCGACACCGGGTGGGGGGATCGCGGCGGCCGCGTTCGTGACCCGTTCGGCAACATCTGGTGGGTGATGAGCCGGGTCGAGGAGATCGATCCGGACCTGGCCTGGGAGCGCATGGCCGAGCCGGTGTACGCCGAGGCGATGCGCGTGGCGCAGGCGACGCTGGACGCCGAGCTGAGCGGCCGCAAGACGGGCTTGGCCAGCCCTCCGGTGCGCCCCGCTCCCTGA
- a CDS encoding sugar phosphate isomerase/epimerase family protein, which yields MTVKQLELPALVDHCARLGIPAVGLWREPVAAYGLEAAAKLVRDAGLAVSSLCRGGFLTAADDEGRTRALADNRAAIDEAAALGTDTLVLVSGGLPAGSRDLVAARARIGEALAELAPYAGERGVRLAIEPLHPMFASDRCVVSTLDQALELAAPFPASQVGVVVDTYHVWWDDHAPAAVARAGATDRIHSFQLADWTTPLPEGVLNGRGQIGDGAVDMRAWRERVEATGWTGFIEVELFNDGLWARDGVEVLEETARRFASEVF from the coding sequence ATGACCGTGAAGCAGCTGGAGCTGCCCGCCCTCGTCGACCACTGCGCGCGCCTCGGCATCCCCGCCGTGGGTCTGTGGCGCGAGCCGGTCGCCGCGTACGGTCTGGAGGCGGCGGCGAAGCTGGTGCGCGACGCCGGTCTCGCGGTCTCGTCGCTGTGCCGCGGCGGCTTCCTCACCGCGGCCGACGACGAGGGCCGCACCCGCGCCCTCGCCGACAACCGGGCGGCGATCGACGAGGCGGCGGCGCTCGGCACGGACACCCTGGTCCTGGTCTCCGGCGGCCTCCCGGCCGGCAGCCGCGACCTGGTGGCCGCCCGCGCCCGCATCGGGGAGGCGCTGGCCGAACTCGCCCCCTACGCGGGGGAGCGGGGCGTCCGGCTGGCGATCGAGCCCCTGCACCCCATGTTCGCGTCGGACCGCTGCGTGGTCTCGACGCTCGATCAGGCGCTGGAACTGGCCGCACCGTTCCCCGCCTCCCAGGTCGGCGTGGTCGTCGACACCTACCACGTGTGGTGGGACGACCATGCTCCCGCGGCCGTCGCCCGTGCGGGGGCCACGGACCGCATCCACTCCTTCCAGCTGGCCGACTGGACGACCCCCCTTCCGGAGGGCGTCCTGAACGGCCGGGGCCAGATCGGCGACGGCGCCGTGGACATGCGCGCCTGGCGCGAGCGTGTCGAGGCGACCGGCTGGACGGGCTTCATCGAGGTGGAGCTGTTCAACGACGGGCTCTGGGCCCGGGACGGAGTGGAGGTGCTGGAGGAGACCGCGCGGCGCTTCGCGTCGGAGGTCTTCTGA
- a CDS encoding dihydrodipicolinate synthase family protein: MTILLPNPGGGVRAYEPRPEPLGFTAGVPLTSRTVFSAAHVVADPYADTTPDSAAAVDWDATLAFRRHLWSHGLGVAEAMDTAQRGMGLDWAGAAELIRRSAAEAKTVGGAIACGVGTDQLTGPATLAEVRAAYEEQLALVESTGAQAILMASRALAAAATSPDDYVELYSHLLRQASEPVILHWLGPMFDPALEGYWGSSDLDAATSVFLDVISAHPDKVDGIKVSLLDARREVELRRRLPQGVRCYTGDDFNYPELIAGDEAGFSHALLGIFDPLGPLAAEAVRVLDTGDTPGFRKLLDPTVELSRHLFQAPTRFYKTGVVLLAWLAGHQSHFTMVGGLQSARSLPHLARAYELADGIGLFPDPVLAENRMKSLLTVHGVPQ, translated from the coding sequence GTGACCATCCTCCTCCCCAACCCCGGCGGCGGGGTGCGCGCGTACGAGCCGCGCCCCGAGCCGCTGGGCTTCACCGCGGGCGTGCCGCTCACCTCCCGCACGGTCTTCTCCGCCGCGCACGTGGTGGCCGACCCGTACGCCGACACCACGCCCGACTCGGCCGCGGCCGTCGACTGGGACGCCACGCTCGCCTTCCGCCGCCACCTGTGGTCGCACGGGCTCGGGGTGGCCGAGGCGATGGACACCGCGCAGCGCGGCATGGGCCTGGACTGGGCGGGCGCGGCCGAGCTGATCCGCCGCTCGGCCGCCGAGGCGAAGACGGTCGGCGGTGCGATCGCCTGCGGCGTCGGCACCGACCAGCTGACCGGCCCGGCCACGCTCGCCGAGGTCCGTGCCGCCTACGAGGAGCAGCTGGCGCTCGTCGAGTCCACCGGCGCGCAGGCGATCCTGATGGCCTCGCGCGCCCTCGCCGCCGCCGCGACCTCGCCGGACGACTACGTCGAGCTCTACTCCCACCTGCTGCGCCAGGCGTCCGAGCCGGTGATCCTGCACTGGCTCGGCCCGATGTTCGACCCGGCGCTGGAGGGCTACTGGGGCTCGTCCGACCTGGACGCGGCGACGTCCGTCTTCCTCGACGTGATCTCCGCCCACCCCGACAAGGTGGACGGCATCAAGGTCTCGCTGCTGGACGCGCGCCGCGAGGTCGAGCTGCGCCGGCGCCTGCCGCAGGGCGTGCGCTGCTACACCGGCGACGACTTCAACTACCCGGAGCTCATCGCGGGCGACGAGGCGGGATTCAGCCACGCGCTGCTCGGCATCTTCGACCCGCTGGGCCCGCTGGCGGCCGAGGCGGTGCGGGTCCTCGACACCGGTGACACCCCCGGCTTCCGCAAGCTCCTCGACCCCACGGTCGAGCTCTCCCGGCACCTCTTCCAGGCGCCGACCCGCTTCTACAAGACGGGCGTGGTCCTCCTCGCCTGGCTCGCCGGGCACCAGTCCCACTTCACGATGGTGGGCGGCCTCCAGTCGGCGCGCTCGCTGCCGCACCTGGCGCGGGCCTACGAACTGGCCGACGGGATCGGCCTGTTCCCCGACCCGGTGCTCGCCGAGAACCGCATGAAGTCCCTGCTGACCGTCCACGGGGTGCCGCAGTGA
- a CDS encoding Gfo/Idh/MocA family protein, which yields MTRRTVRIAMNGVTGRMGYRQHLVRSILAIREQGGLALGGGEVLWPEPVLVGRREHALREIAERHGLTEVATDLDAVLADDSIDIYFDAQVTSAREEALKKAVAAGKHIYTEKPTATDLAGALDLARLATSAGIKHGVVQDKLFLPGLLKLKRLIDGGFFGEILSVRGEFGYWVFEGDWQEAQRPSWNYRSEDGGGIVVDMFPHWEYVLHELFGRVTSVSAHVTTHVPRRWDEQGKPYDATADDSAYGIFQLEGGTVAQINSSWSVRVNRDELVEFQVDGTHGSAVAGLRNCRVQHRSATPKPVWNPDLPVTESFRDQWQQVPDNAEFDNGFKAQWELFLRHIALDEPYHWDLLAGARGVQLAELGLRSHAEGRRLDVPELSL from the coding sequence GTGACACGCAGGACCGTGCGGATCGCCATGAACGGCGTCACCGGGCGAATGGGCTACCGCCAGCACCTGGTGCGGTCCATCCTCGCCATCCGGGAACAGGGCGGTCTCGCCCTCGGCGGCGGCGAGGTCCTGTGGCCCGAGCCCGTCCTCGTCGGCCGCCGTGAGCACGCGCTGAGGGAGATCGCCGAGCGTCACGGACTCACCGAGGTCGCCACCGACCTCGACGCCGTGCTCGCCGACGACAGCATCGACATCTACTTCGACGCGCAGGTCACCTCGGCGCGCGAGGAGGCGCTGAAGAAGGCCGTCGCCGCCGGCAAGCACATCTACACCGAGAAGCCGACCGCGACCGACCTCGCCGGCGCCCTCGACCTGGCCCGGCTCGCCACCTCCGCCGGCATCAAGCACGGAGTCGTCCAGGACAAGCTCTTCCTGCCGGGCCTGCTCAAGCTCAAGCGCCTGATCGACGGCGGATTCTTCGGCGAGATCCTCTCGGTGCGCGGCGAGTTCGGCTACTGGGTCTTCGAGGGCGACTGGCAGGAGGCCCAGCGCCCGAGCTGGAACTACCGCTCCGAGGACGGCGGCGGCATCGTCGTCGACATGTTCCCGCACTGGGAGTACGTGCTGCACGAGCTGTTCGGCCGGGTGACCTCCGTCAGCGCCCACGTCACCACCCATGTGCCGCGCCGCTGGGACGAGCAGGGCAAGCCCTACGACGCGACCGCCGACGACTCCGCGTACGGCATCTTCCAGCTGGAGGGCGGCACGGTCGCCCAGATCAACTCCTCCTGGTCGGTCCGCGTCAACCGCGACGAGCTGGTCGAGTTCCAGGTCGACGGCACCCACGGCTCCGCCGTCGCCGGTCTGCGCAACTGCCGCGTCCAGCACCGCTCGGCCACCCCGAAGCCGGTGTGGAACCCGGACCTGCCCGTCACCGAGTCCTTCCGCGACCAGTGGCAGCAGGTGCCGGACAACGCCGAGTTCGACAACGGCTTCAAGGCGCAGTGGGAGCTGTTCCTGCGCCACATCGCGCTCGACGAGCCCTACCACTGGGACCTGCTGGCCGGCGCCCGCGGCGTCCAGCTCGCCGAGCTCGGCCTGCGCAGCCACGCCGAGGGCCGCCGCCTGGACGTGCCGGAGCTGTCGCTGTGA
- a CDS encoding LacI family DNA-binding transcriptional regulator: MTVTLADVAARARVSPATVSRVLNGNYPVAASTRERVLRAVDELDYVLNGPASSLAAATSDLVGILVNDIADPFFGIMAGAAQTEIGGQEGTGRAGGEKLAVVCNTGGSPERELTYLTLLQRQRAAAVVLTGGAIEDPAHIAAMSSKLTKLADAGTQVVLCGRPPLPGSDAIVASLAFDNRGGGRRLTEHLIALGHRRIGYVAGPVERTTTRHRLEGHRAALVGGGLAGEGDTAEQERLTVHGSYDRRSGYDATLELLRREPSLTAVVAANDTVALGACAALRDRGLRIPEDISVAGFDDLPFSIDVVPSLTTVRLPLFEAGARAGRLAMGNETPPPGGIATIPAELMVRGSTAPPRA, encoded by the coding sequence ATGACAGTCACCCTGGCGGATGTGGCGGCCCGCGCACGGGTGTCCCCGGCGACCGTCTCCCGTGTGCTGAACGGCAATTACCCGGTGGCCGCCTCGACCCGCGAGCGGGTGCTGCGGGCCGTCGACGAGCTGGACTACGTGCTCAACGGCCCGGCGAGCTCGCTCGCCGCCGCCACCTCCGACCTGGTCGGCATCCTGGTCAACGACATCGCGGACCCCTTCTTCGGGATCATGGCGGGCGCGGCCCAGACCGAGATCGGCGGGCAGGAGGGCACGGGGCGCGCGGGCGGCGAGAAACTCGCCGTCGTCTGCAACACCGGCGGGTCGCCGGAGCGCGAACTGACCTATCTGACCCTGCTCCAGCGCCAGCGCGCCGCGGCCGTCGTGCTCACCGGCGGCGCCATCGAGGACCCCGCCCACATCGCCGCGATGAGCAGCAAGCTGACCAAGCTCGCGGACGCCGGCACGCAGGTGGTCCTGTGCGGGCGGCCGCCGCTGCCCGGCTCCGACGCGATCGTCGCCTCGCTCGCCTTCGACAACCGCGGGGGCGGCCGCCGGCTGACCGAGCACCTGATCGCCCTCGGCCACCGGCGCATCGGCTACGTCGCGGGCCCCGTGGAGCGCACCACCACCCGCCACCGCCTGGAGGGCCACCGGGCGGCTCTCGTCGGGGGCGGGCTGGCCGGCGAGGGCGACACGGCGGAGCAGGAGCGGCTCACCGTGCACGGCTCGTACGACCGGCGCTCCGGCTACGACGCCACCCTCGAACTGCTGCGCAGGGAACCGTCGCTGACCGCGGTGGTGGCGGCCAACGACACGGTCGCGCTCGGGGCGTGCGCGGCCCTGCGCGACCGCGGGCTGCGCATTCCCGAGGACATCTCGGTGGCCGGCTTCGACGACCTGCCGTTCTCGATCGACGTGGTGCCGTCGCTGACCACCGTGCGGCTGCCGCTCTTCGAGGCGGGCGCACGGGCGGGGCGGCTGGCGATGGGGAACGAGACTCCGCCGCCGGGCGGCATCGCGACGATTCCGGCCGAGCTGATGGTCCGGGGGTCGACGGCTCCGCCTCGGGCGTGA